ATCACATCATTATTATTATCAGGTTTTATTTATCCCCTGAATAATATTCCTTTCCCTCTCTCATTAGCACCTAACATAGTTCCAGCGCGTTATTACATTGATATTACTCGTGATGCCTTTGTACGTGGTACAGGATTTGCCGGAGTTTGGTTTGATTTAGTCATGTTGACAATCTTGGGTTTATTATTCTTTAACGTATCGCGCCGAGTCTTAAGCCGAATGCAATTACCTAATTAATCTTTATCTTTATGCCTCTGTAATTCGTTAAAATTATGAAACTTCTCCAACGATTATTCAATAGCCCATTTTGGGCATTAGTCAGAAAAGAAATCAATCAAATCTTACGCAACAAGCAATTAATCGTTTTACTAATTGTCCCACCCACAGTTCAACTATTGCTATATGGATTTATCCTCAATCCTGACGTACATAACTTAAGATTAGGTGTCATCGATTATGCCAACGTCAGCGCCAGTCGTGAATTAGTTTCAGCCATGACATCCAATCGAATTTTTACACTTGAATCTGTACCAAGTAGTGAAAAAGATTTAAGTCGGCAAGTAGAAGAAGGCAAGCTAGATGTTGGAGTGATCATCCCCCCTGATTTCTCCCGTCAACTCACACAAAAAACAGCAGAAATTCAGGTATTTATTGATGCAGTAAATGCCAATACAGCCGGAATTGCGGGTAATTATATGAATCAAATTATTCAGCAATATAACTTGCATTTAACTCAAGCGAGAGTGAGTCCCCCAATTTCCCCAGAAGTTGTCTTTCTTTACAACCCCGGATTAATTAGTAGCTGGTTTTTTGTACCGGGAGTTATGGGTTTAGTTCTCACATTAATCGGCACATTAGTTTCTGCAATCACAGTTGTGCGCGAAAAAGATACGGGGACATTAGAACAATTATTGATGACTCCGGCTGCTAACTGGCAGATTTTATTGTCGAAAATTGTGCCTTTAGCTGTTTTATTATTAGGAGATGTTTTACTTGCTTTAACTTTAGCAACAGTAGTATTCCACTTACCATTTCGGGGTAACTTTCTGCTGTTTTTTGCCTTGTCGAGTATGTATGTGTTTGTCGGGATTAGTTTAGGGATTATGTTGGCGACTATTTGCCGATCGCAACAACAAGTTGTACTTACATCTTTTTTTATTAATTTACCAATGGTACAAACTTCTGGTGCGATCGCACCAATCGAAGCCATGTCACCTTTTTTTCAAGTTTTGTCTCTACTCAACCCCCTACGTCATTACATCGCCATTGTCAGAGGCATTTTACTCAAGGGAGTTGGTTTAGATGTATTATGGATTAATGTTCTGGCATTAGTTGCTTTTGCGGTTGTTTTATTAACTATTAGTATTAACAAGTTCCGCAGTCAATTAAGCTAAATATATTTCTCAACTTCTTGCATTGGTTGAATTTGCAACGTTTTTTTTATAGTAAAAAAAAATGTACTACCTTGATTAACTGTTGATTCCAACCAAATACTACCACCATACATTTCAACAATTTTTTTGACGATAGATAAACCGATTCCCGTACTTTCTGAATCGTCTGTAGTAGATAATTTTTGAAAAATCTGGAATATTTTTGTAAAATATTTTTCTTCTATACCAATTCCATTATCAGTCACACTAATTTGCCAATAATCATCTTCCTCTGTGCAATCAACTAGAATTTGTCCTTGAGGTTTATCTATAAATTTGATGGCATTACTCAGTAAATTCTGAAATACTTGTTCAAGTTTAACCTTTTCCCCATAAATTATAGGTAAAGGCTTAGTTATTTCGATTTGAATATTCTTGTTTGGTGCAAGAGTTTCAATTACATCTCTCACCAAATCATTTAAATCAATTTGGATTTTGTCTTCTCTAATTCTCCCAACTCTTGAATATTCTAAAATGCCATCAATCAAATTTTGTAACTTCTTAACCCTGTTGATAAGTCTATTAACTAAGCCTTTACCTTCTTCATCAAATTTATCTGCATAGTCATTTAATAACCATTCAGATAATAAACCAATTCCTCTTAATGGAGCTTTTAAATCGTGGGAAACTATATAAGCAAAGTCATTCAATTCTTGATTAGTATTTTTTAAGTCTTGCAATAATTTACTCATTCTTTCTTGAGAATTTTGGCGTTGCACAATCTCCATTTGTAGTTGTTTATTTGCTGTGGCTAGTTCAGCAGTCCGTTGTTCTACCAGTTCTTCTAAACGTTCTTTATATTGGCGTAACTCATTTTCTACTAACTTACGTTCTGTAATTTCAATTTGTAACGCCTGATTTGCTGCTTCCATTTGGGCTGGACTTGGTAAAGCCAGTGCTTGTGGAACTAAAGGTATTAATGTTAATGCAGTGTAAAAAGAAATAATCGCTGTCAGTGCTTTTATACTTCCAGATAACCAATAGTAAGGATGCCAAAGTGTCCAAATTTCGATTAAATGAGTAGTGCCACAAGAAATAATAAAAGCACCGAATAAAATAAAAATATTTTTAAATGGTATATCTTCTCTTTTACGGACAAAATACACCAACATCAGGGGAATTGAATAATAAGAGAAAGCAATTATAGAATCTGACAGAATATGTAGCCATACTAACTCTGGCTGCCACAAGTAACAATGACCATGCGGAATAAAATTTTCTGATAGAAAAGAATTGAAAAATTCTTCCATTTAAAGACTCCTATTCTATTTTTATTATCATAATTAGGTTCAAATATTACCTAATTATAAAGTAAGTATTACACAAAGGTTAGTTTTGCTATCTAGCTGTATAAGTGAATGCTAATACTAGTTTTGAATAGCTCAATAATCAACTTTTAAACTTTTAAGAAATATGATGAGTAGGCAAAGAAAGAAACTGTTT
This window of the Nostoc sp. HK-01 genome carries:
- a CDS encoding two-component sensor histidine kinase, with amino-acid sequence MEEFFNSFLSENFIPHGHCYLWQPELVWLHILSDSIIAFSYYSIPLMLVYFVRKREDIPFKNIFILFGAFIISCGTTHLIEIWTLWHPYYWLSGSIKALTAIISFYTALTLIPLVPQALALPSPAQMEAANQALQIEITERKLVENELRQYKERLEELVEQRTAELATANKQLQMEIVQRQNSQERMSKLLQDLKNTNQELNDFAYIVSHDLKAPLRGIGLLSEWLLNDYADKFDEEGKGLVNRLINRVKKLQNLIDGILEYSRVGRIREDKIQIDLNDLVRDVIETLAPNKNIQIEITKPLPIIYGEKVKLEQVFQNLLSNAIKFIDKPQGQILVDCTEEDDYWQISVTDNGIGIEEKYFTKIFQIFQKLSTTDDSESTGIGLSIVKKIVEMYGGSIWLESTVNQGSTFFFTIKKTLQIQPMQEVEKYI
- a CDS encoding ABC-2 type transporter, coding for MKLLQRLFNSPFWALVRKEINQILRNKQLIVLLIVPPTVQLLLYGFILNPDVHNLRLGVIDYANVSASRELVSAMTSNRIFTLESVPSSEKDLSRQVEEGKLDVGVIIPPDFSRQLTQKTAEIQVFIDAVNANTAGIAGNYMNQIIQQYNLHLTQARVSPPISPEVVFLYNPGLISSWFFVPGVMGLVLTLIGTLVSAITVVREKDTGTLEQLLMTPAANWQILLSKIVPLAVLLLGDVLLALTLATVVFHLPFRGNFLLFFALSSMYVFVGISLGIMLATICRSQQQVVLTSFFINLPMVQTSGAIAPIEAMSPFFQVLSLLNPLRHYIAIVRGILLKGVGLDVLWINVLALVAFAVVLLTISINKFRSQLS